Proteins encoded together in one Catellatospora citrea window:
- the ygfZ gene encoding CAF17-like 4Fe-4S cluster assembly/insertion protein YgfZ: MGTTVLMGHFDPDSADAAVAAHHGDPNREQRTLLTAAGIVDRSHRGVLALTGPDRLSFLHNLTSQHLTALADGQGTRTLVLSPHGHIEHELWVSELDGTLWVDVEPGTVDALVTFLTRMRFFTQVEIKPADLVVHSLVGPGALAAAAKLGVAVPAEPDVLDVPGPKFATGALLPRPTTVYALTPLPGGGFVRRHSLGDVPVLDLLLPAETAAATLAALDVPPAGLWAYEAVRAAAKQARVGVDTDHRTLPSEVDLTAAAVHLEKGCYRGQETVARVHHLGKPPRALRLLHLDGILTDELPARGTEITANGRTVGFIGTAARHAELGPIALAVIKRNISGDTPLTAGESTASIDPD, translated from the coding sequence ATGGGTACGACCGTGCTGATGGGCCATTTCGACCCCGACTCCGCCGACGCCGCCGTCGCGGCGCACCACGGCGACCCGAACCGTGAGCAGCGCACCCTGCTGACCGCGGCCGGCATCGTGGACCGCTCGCACCGCGGGGTGCTGGCGCTGACCGGCCCGGATCGGCTGAGCTTCCTGCACAACCTCACCTCCCAGCACCTCACCGCGCTCGCCGACGGCCAGGGCACCCGGACCCTGGTGCTGTCCCCGCACGGGCACATCGAGCACGAGCTGTGGGTGTCCGAGCTCGACGGCACGCTCTGGGTCGACGTCGAACCCGGCACCGTGGACGCCCTGGTGACCTTCCTGACCCGGATGCGCTTCTTCACCCAGGTCGAGATCAAACCCGCCGACCTGGTCGTACACAGCCTGGTCGGACCCGGCGCACTGGCCGCCGCCGCGAAACTGGGCGTCGCCGTGCCCGCCGAGCCGGACGTGCTCGACGTGCCGGGCCCCAAGTTCGCCACCGGCGCGCTGCTGCCGCGCCCGACCACGGTGTACGCGCTGACCCCGCTGCCCGGCGGCGGTTTCGTCCGCAGGCACTCCCTCGGCGACGTGCCGGTCCTCGACCTGCTGCTGCCCGCCGAGACCGCCGCGGCGACGCTGGCCGCGCTGGACGTGCCGCCCGCCGGGCTGTGGGCGTACGAAGCCGTGCGGGCCGCCGCGAAGCAGGCCCGCGTCGGCGTCGACACCGATCACCGGACGCTGCCGTCGGAGGTGGACCTGACCGCCGCCGCGGTGCACCTGGAGAAGGGCTGCTACCGGGGCCAGGAGACGGTGGCCCGGGTGCACCACCTCGGCAAGCCGCCGCGCGCGCTGCGCCTGCTGCACCTGGACGGCATCCTCACCGACGAGCTCCCGGCGCGTGGCACCGAGATCACGGCGAATGGCCGTACCGTCGGATTCATCGGCACCGCGGCCCGGCATGCGGAACTCGGGCCGATCGCGCTCGCGGTCATCAAGCGCAATATTTCCGGCGACACCCCCCTCACCGCGGGAGAATCTACGGCCTCTATCGACCCTGACTAG
- a CDS encoding Fur family transcriptional regulator, which yields MPEQGSAELAELLRDRGLRLTPQRQLVLDAVRQLVHATPEQVHAAVCEVASGVNITTVYRTLELLEELGLVTHVHLSHGAPTYHDAAVVQHVHLVCRNCDTVTELEQSELAPLAERLLTQRGFRMDIGHVALFGLCGSCA from the coding sequence ATGCCCGAACAAGGCTCCGCCGAGCTCGCCGAACTCCTCCGCGATCGCGGCCTGCGGCTCACCCCCCAGCGGCAACTGGTGCTCGACGCCGTGCGCCAGCTCGTGCACGCGACCCCGGAACAGGTGCACGCCGCCGTGTGCGAGGTGGCCTCCGGGGTGAACATCACCACGGTGTACCGGACCCTGGAGCTGCTGGAGGAACTCGGGCTGGTGACCCACGTGCACCTGTCGCACGGCGCGCCGACGTACCACGACGCGGCGGTCGTGCAGCACGTGCACCTGGTCTGCCGCAACTGCGACACGGTCACCGAGTTGGAGCAGAGCGAGCTGGCCCCGCTCGCGGAGCGGCTGCTGACGCAGCGCGGCTTCCGGATGGACATCGGGCACGTGGCCTTGTTCGGACTATGCGGGAGCTGTGCGTGA